Sequence from the bacterium genome:
GCCGCCAGCGCCGGTGCGCTGCATGAGGTAAAAATCGTCATCCACATACAGAACGGCCGTGGTGCCCGCCGCATAGGTCTCGTGCGCCTGAATGAGAGCGGCAATGCCGTGCGGCGTGCCGCTCAGGTGCAGCCCGGCGTTGAAATAGTCCTTCCAGTAAACACAGGGATAGCCCTCGTGCGCCAGAATAAAACTGTAGGCCAGCAGTTTGTCATTGCCGATGGCGCGCCCCTCGTCGCGCAAATCGTGATTCTCGACGAACGTGACGGTGGATTCCGGTTGCTCCTGCAGCAGCGTCTCCCCGGCGACGAGATTGCGCAGGCTAAAGCCGTATTGATCACACAGGCCTTTGAGCAGCTCGCGCAGGGGGAAATCGAAGGCGTCCACCGGATTGGTGTTGGAAAAATTGGTCACGTTGACCCATTGCTCGATGGCGCGTGCGTTGTCCCAGTGTTCCGCCACGCCATAGGGTTTGAACAACTGGCCGCTGCGCTGATAACGATACTCCTGGATCGCGGCCACGGTGCCCGCGCCATACCCTTTCACGAAATCATAGCGAAAGCCGTCGAAGCCGATTTCTTCCACCAGCCAGCGCGCGAGATTGATGATCTCACCAAAGACGTAGGGATTGCGGTGGGAAAGATCCGGCATGTCACCAAACGTGCTTTCGTCCCACGATTCATACATGTTGGGATGAAAGCATTCCCAGTTGCGCGGGAAGCGGCCGCTCTGGGGCCGAAACAGCGTCCAGCGTGCCTGTTGGGTGATGGGATTGACTTCGGTGGCATCGGCGCCGCTGTTGTGATTGATCACCATGTCGGCGATTACCGTCATGCCGTGTTGATGGGCGGTCTGGATCAAGGCAAGCAACTCTGCCTTGGTGCCAAACCACGTGGGCACGCCGCCCTTTTGATCGAACTCGCCGAGATCATAGTAATCGTAAGGATCATAGCCCATCGAGGGCCCGCCGAGATTGGCGGCCTTGTGCGCCGGCGGCAGCCACAGCGCGGTGAAGCCGGTGGCTGCCAGGCCGGGGATTTGTGCACGCACATATTCCCACCACTTGTCATCGCGGCCTTCCTCACCCGGCGCATTCCAGTAGAACGCTTGCAGCATCACACCCATAGAATGACACCTCCTGTTTAATCTTACGCATGGGACAACCGGAATCAAGCGCCGGCAACACACTTGAATTTCCACAAGCACCGGAAGAAAAGAGCACTCAGCGTTTGCGCGCCAGGCAGCCGCAGTGGCCGGGCAGAAATCGCATTTCACCGTAACCGCGCGACCAGCGAACCGAAAAGCCGGCCTGTCGCAGCATCGCCGCTATCTCGGAAGGCGAATAGAGGCGCTGGCGATGAATCTCTTCCCGGCGGCGATAGAACCGGCCAATGCGCCGAAAGCTGGTAATGTGGCGCGTCAGCACGCGTTGCGCCGTATCCTCTTCGGCGCGCACCAGGGTGGCCCAATCCCGGCCGCTCGCCCAGCGCTGCGCCGGCTTGCGGTTGCGCCATTGCCCGGGTTCGAGAAAGTCAAAAATGAACACGCCGCCGCGAGGCAGGCTGGCATGCACCCGGCCAAAGAGGCGCGCCAGCGCCGCCGGATGATGACGGCCGTCGAAACGATAATTCAGACACTCGCCCAGCGAGGTGACTGCGGCGCAGGACGGCAAAGCGATGGCAAAGAAAGAGGCACGCTTGAATTTCGCCTGCGGCGCGCGCTGCCGCGCGCGTTTGATCATGGCCGCGGAAATGTCGATCCCGAGAACTTCATAGCCGGCGGCTGTCAGCGCCTGCGCCCAGAGGCCGCTGCCGCAGCCGAGATCGACGACGAGGCCATCGTTGATTCCGTGCCGCCGCAACATTTCCAATAAAGCCGGCGCAGCCGTGCGGGCGAAATCGCCAAAGCCGCGGTCGTGAATATCGGCAAGATCGCTGTGATAAGCTGTGGGTGATTTGAAAGCCGACATGGCCTCAAAGCGCTCGTAGCTCATTTCAAATGAAAATGGCTGGCATTGCTTTGCGTCCCCGCCAGCAGAGCCGTTCAGGCGTGGTTGGGAGTACTTTGCTCTGTGGATCGTTTGCTCCCAGGCACTGAAGCATCGGCGTGTGACTGTGAGGTGACAGTTGGATTCACGAACTCGTTCAGTCAACGGCTGGCTCTAGTCGGTCAATCGGTGCAGGGACAATCTTGCTACTCCGGTTAGTGAACTAGAGCCAGCCGTTCGCAACCTTCATTTGGTATGGCAAAGCGAAGCGCATCGCAAAACCGCCGGCGCTCAGGCCTTGCGCATTTCCGCGGCTTCGACGGGCTTCATCGTGCTGAAAATCTTGCCCGCCGCCGCCACGATGCCGGCGACGTCGGAAAGGTTGGAGGGGATGATCATCGCGTTGTTCTTCTGCGCCAGCTTGCCGAACTCGCCGAGATACTGCTCGGCAATGCGCAAATTCACCGCGTCCAGGCCGCCCTTTTCATTGATCGCCGTCGCGATCTCACGAATGCCCTTGGCGGTCGCCATGGCCACGCGCTCGATTTCCTGGGCGCGGCCCTCGGCCTCGTTGATGCGCTTCATTTTTTCGCCCTCGGACTTGGCGATGGCCTCCTGCTTGTCGCCCTCGGCACGGTTGATCTTGGCCTGCTTGTCGCCTTCCGATTCCGCGATCAAGGCACGCTTCTCGCGTTCGGCGCGCATCTGCTTTTCCATCGCGTCGCGGATGCTGGCGGGCGGCACGATGTTCTTCACTTCATAGCGCGTGACCTTGATGCCCCAGGGATCGGAGGCCTTGTCCACCGCGTTGACGATTTCATGGTTGATCTTTTCCCGCTCTTCGAAAGTGCGGTCCAACTCGATCTTGCCGATCTCGCTGCGCATCGTGGTTTGCGCGAGCTGAATCGAAGCAAAGCGGTAGTCGCTCACGCCGTAGGCAGCTTTTACCGGATCGATGACTTGCATGTAAAGCACGCCGTCCACTTCCACCTGAATATTGTCTTTGGTAATACACGTTTGCGGCGGCACATCGATCACCATTTCCTTGAGCGAATGCTTGTAAGCCACGCGGTCCACAAACGGCATCAAAATATGAAAGCCCGCCTCGAGCGTGCCGGAATATTTGCCCAGCCGCTCGACGATGAACACGGTCTTCTGCGGTACCACGATCGCGGTGCGCGCGAGCGTGGTCAGCGCAAACAGAATCAATCCCAGAATGATGATGGTTTGCAGCGACATCCCTTCCTCCTTTCAGGAAAGCGGTCTGACTCGTAACGTGAGATTGTTGCGGCTGACAATTTCCACCACGGCGCCGGGCGCAATCTCGACTTCTGCTTCCGCCGCCCAGGGCGTGCCGTTGTACTCCACTTTGCCGCCCAGCGCGTTCGGTTTGATCGCGGTGAGCGCCACCGCCCGTTGGCCCTGCACGTCATCCAGTGATTCGCCGGGCAGCAGCCTCCCCGAGACCTTGCCCTCAAAATAGCGCTGGCCCTGCTTGCGAAACAGCACCAGCGACAGAATCGAAGAAATCAGAAACACCAGCAACTGCTCGTTGAACGACCCGATCACACCCGCCATCAAGGCCAGCGCCGTAATCCACGCCCCCACGGCGAAGAAGATGACGATCAACCCCGGAATGATGAACTCTGCCAGCGCCAGCACCAGCCCGACAATGAACCACGCCAACTCCGCGGGTTCGGTCCACATTGACATAGGCACCTCCGCTATTTTGAGGATTGGAATTTTCAGCGTCTTCTACGCACGCCGCTGCCGCGAGTTCGGCGATTTCTTTGCCCGCGCCGCGGCTCCTGCGGAATTTCGGCGCAGCAGAGAATAACAAAAGCCCGGCACGGATGCCACTACTTTTTCCGTGCGGGTTCGCGGCCGCGCGGTTGGGGCGCGCCTGCCCCTGCCCGGTCACACCGCAGAAGCACCTTGCGGAGGGGGTTCACTGCTCTTTGCTGCTGCGTGCCAGGCGCGCGCACCGGCGTTGCCGCGCTGAGGCAGCCGGCGGCCGCGGCGCCGGCGTGCTGCGCTAAATCGTCTTTGCCAAAACTGCTTCGGTCGCGGTGTCAAAGAGCAAGATACCCTCATGGGTGCCGTCCAATTGCCCGAGCAAAACGCCACGATCGTTCCAAACCGATGATCTGCCCGCGCTCGCAAAGCCGCTGCTCGCGCCGATGCAATTCGCCATCACGACCGTCATCGCATATCGCGCTGCGATCGCGGCGAGGCGCGGCACCGCGTTCTCAACGCCACCGGCTGATTTTGCCACGCTGGCCAAATAAACCGCCGCCCCGTTTTTGCCGGCACTTTCCGCATGCGCGGGCACGGACAGTTCGTAGCAGATTGCCGGCGCCAGCTTGACTTCGCCGCCGATCACAGCAAAGGAATTCTCGCCGCTGACAAAGAATTCATCTTCATCAGGGTGCAAATACTGCTTCGAATAGATTCGCCGGGGCTGGTGCGGTTGAAAAATAAGCAGGCTGATACAAATGCCTTCGCTTCTGGTCGGGATACCGATTGCGAGGGTCGCGTGACTGGAATCAGCAATCCGCTGAAAATCGTCAAAACGGCGGTCGTCCGGCGCGATTGCCAATTCCTTCGCCCGTTCCGGCTCGTAACCCGTTAGGGAGAGTTCCGGGAAAACGATCGTGTCCGCTCCATGGGAAAGCGCCAGATCGATCAACCTTTTGTGCTTCGCGATGTTTGCCGGAATATCGCCTTGCACCGGCCGGAGTTGCGCCGCGCAGATTTTCATTTTTTCCTCTCAGAAATCCTCTTCCGCCGGCTGGCCCTCGGCCTGCAACAGCGCGAACAATTTCTGCCAAAGGCCTTTGCGTTCGGCTTCGTTGAGCGTCTGGAGTACGGAGGCAACTTCCTCGGGCGCGCGGGCGCGAAAGGAGACGGTGAGATCATCGCCTGCGAAATATCGCGGCGGCTTGATGTCCAGCCGGTGGCCGCCTGCCAGCAGCTTCGCCAGATCCTCGAAGCGTTCCTCCCGGCTGCTGAGCTGGGGGAAACGCTCACGGTGGAGCAGCGTGCGCAACTCGTGCGTGCGCTGGCGCGGTGACCAATCATCGCGCAGGAAAATCTCCCTGACTTCGGGCCGCTCAAACACCTCGAGCACGCGCGTCCCGTGGCGCGCGGCCAGGCCGGCGGCGTTTTCGATGATCTCCCGCGCCTCCCGCAGCGGAATTCTCTGCGTGCCGAACAGATGCTCCGCCGCCGCTCGGCGATCTTCGGGCGGCAGGGGCCGCAGCAAATCCGCGTGTTGCGGCGTGAGGCGGCCGGCGGCAATGTCCTCCTGCTGCGCGGCGGGAAATTCCTTGAGGAAAAGATGGCTCTCGACCGCGGCGGCGGTGGCGGGCAGGCCGAGCAATGGGCAAATCTCGTTTTGCAGGCGCTCGACGTCGCCCTGCCACAACTCGGCGAAGCGCTGCAACACCCGCGATTTCTCCAGCGCGTTGAGCGGCCGGCTACCGGCCTTCTCGTGCAGGCTCAGCCACAGAAGTTGCTCGCGGCTCTGGGGCGGCTGCACGATGGCCGGAATCTCCTGCCAGCCCAATTCCCGGCAGGCGAGCACGCGGCGCACGCCGATAATGAGCCGGAATCTCTTCTTGAGCGGCGTCACCACCACCGGCTGCTGCAAACCGATCGCGGCGATCGACTCCTTCACCGGGCCGGGCGCAAACGGGTAGGTGAAAATGAACTCATCCCAGCCTGCGGAGCTGAGATCGATGTGGACGAGGGCAATATTTTCTATTTGCATAGTTCTTCATGGTTGGCACGGAGAAATTAAGAAAGTTGGGGAAACATACAAGCGGAAGATGGCAGGATGGAGAGTAGTCAGGTGGGAGGTTGAATTGATGATGACCCTGCAGTGTGATCACCTCAGCAGGCGCATTCTCCAAGGCGGAAAAATCGACGGCTCTTCGCCGGTCTCGCTGTACTATTCTTCGAGATGATTGCCAGGCCTGTCCACTTGCTCGGCTCCGCCCGCGCGGCCAGCACAGCCGAAGCGCCCGATGCTCTGTCATGATCAACAAGACCATCCTTCCTTACGCAACGCGGAGGAGGCGCAACCCAGTGGATAGACCCGGTGGAAGCGGAATCGACGAAGGCGGGTGTGAGAACTCCCTCCATGCTTGATGCAAGTCCCCCGGTCTGCTCGCCTTGCTTGGAAACTCTTTGCTTTTCTTGCAGCAGTTGCGCTTTTTGTGGCACATCCTCCTTGCGAAAAGAAAACAAGGCAACCACCCTGAGAGAAGACAGCCTCTATATGACCTTCGAAATCGCCTTCGTTCTCGCTCTCGTCGTCATCGCCGTCGTCCTTTTCGCCACCGAGAGGCTGCCGGTCGATCTGGTGGCACTGCTGGTGATGGGCACGCTGCTGGTGAGCGGCATCATTTCGCCGGAGCAGGGCATCGCCGGCTTCAGCAACACTGCCACCGTCACAGTCGGCGCCATGTTCGTGCTCAGCGCCGGCTTGTTCAAAACCGGCGCGGTAAATCATCTCGGCCGCGTCTTGAGCCGGCTCTTCAAACTCAATCTTTGGCTGGCGTTGATCGTGACCATGCTCCTCGCCGGTGGCTTGTCAGCCTTCATCAACAACACGCCGGTGGTTGCGATTTTCTTGCCGCTTCTGCTCGGTGTCGCGCGCGATCTCGGTGTCAGCCCTTCGAAACTGTTGATGCCGCTGTCGTTCGCCTCGATGTTCGGCGGTGTGTGCACGCTGATCGGCACCTCCACAAATATTTTGGTCAGCGCCATCGCCGAGCGCCACGGCCAGCCGGCTTTCGGCATGTTCGAGTTCACGCCGATGGGTGCAATCTTTTTCGCAGCCGGCATACTGTATATGATCTTTATCGGCATCCGCTTGATTCCCGACCGCCGCGGCAAGGGTGATCTCATGCAAACCTTTGGCATGGGCGATTATTTGATCGACGTGGTGCTGCTACCGGAGGCGGAATCGGTCGGCAAATCCGTGGCGGATTCGCCTTTGGTCAAAGATCTCGATCTTGATATTCTGGAAGTGCAGCGCGAGGACCGGCTGATTCCCCTTCCCACCGCGGCAACCGTGCTGCAGGCCAACGATGTGTTGCGCGTGCGCTGCGAAATCGAAAAGATAAAACAACTGCAGGAACGCAAGGGCATTATTCTGAAGCCGGAAATCAAATGGCGCGATGAGGAGCTGGAGTCGGAGGAAGCGATGTTGGTGGAAGCCGTGATCGCGCCCAATTCCTTGTTGGACGGCAAGACGTTGAGGGACATCCGCTTCCGCAATTATTTCGGCGGCACGGTGCTGGCCTTGCGCCATCGCGGCGCCACCGTGCATGAAAAGATGGAAAGCACCACCCTGCGCGCGGGCGACGTATTGTTAGTGAAGATTCGGCGCGATCATCTCATTCACCTCGAGGAGCATGAAGCCTTCCTGGTGGTTTCCGAGGTTGGTCTGCCCACGTTTCGCAAGAGCAAGGCTCTCCCTGCAATAGCGATCGTCGCGGGCGTTGTGCTCGCCGCCGCGTTCAACATTATACCGATTGTCAGCAGTGCCATTGCCGGCGCCATCTTGATGATTCTGGTCGGCTGTCTTGATTTGGAGGAAGCTTACAAAGCCATTGAATGGAAGGTGATCTTCCTGCTGGCCGGTGTGCTCTCGCTCGGCGCAGCGTTGGAGAAAACCGGCGCGGCGCAGGTGGTGTCTTCGGTCATGATCAATGCGATCGGCGCGTGGGGGCCGGTCGCCGTGGTGGCGGCGTTTTATCTGCTCACCTCGCTGTTGACGGAAACGATGTCGAACAACGCCACCGCCGCCCTGCTCGCGCCCATCGCCATCATCACCGCCGATTCGCTCGGCGTTGATTCCCGGCCGTTCCTGATGGCGGTGACCTTTGCCGCCTCGGCGAGTTTCATGACGCCGGTTGGTTACCAAACCAACACGCTGATTTACGGCCCGGGGCAATATAAATTTGCCGATTTCCTCAAGATTGGAACGCCGTTGAATGTTCTGTTTTGGCTGTTGGCGACTGTGCTGATTCCGCAATTTTGGCCATTCTAATAAAGAAGGTGTGAAGCCCGGTTGGGGCAGAGCGTCCACGTGCGGCGGCCGTTTTTCCAGGGTTTGTAGGGAATTGGTGGCCACGCATACGGCGCCGCTGCGGCTTCGGAGGTCGAAGTGGTGCTCCTTCGCCTCTCCCGGCTGATGCCGATGCGGCGCAAAATCCAGAGCATGTTGTCACCCAGCCTTTCAGCCCGGCCCTCTCTGGGCCTTGGTCTGCAACGCAGGCAGGCAAGCTGCCTGCGCTGCTGCAACCTGACCTGAAAGCAGCCCATTCCCAAGCTCCAGTTTTCAACACAATGGAGAAATAAATCATGAATCGTAACGACATTCAATTCCTGCAATCCCAGCGCGGCTATCCGGCGCTGTCGATTTTGGTGCCGACGCACCGCCGCTTCCCCGAGAATCGCCAGGACGCGATCCGAGTCAAGAATTTGGTGAAACAAGCCGGCGAGCGTTTGCTCTCCGAATTTTCCAAGCGCGAGGTGGAGCCGCTGTTGTCGCGCCTGGAAGCCCTGGCGGCGGAGATTGATTACAACTACGCGCTGGACGGCCTCGCCCTGTTCGTGAATCAAGACCTGGCACAGAAGTTTTATCTGCCGTTTCAGGTCAAAGAGCGCGTGGTGGTGGATCAAACGTTTGCGACGCGCGATTTGGTACACGCGCTCAACCGCAGCCCGCACTATTGGGTGCTCGTGCTCAGCGAGCAATCTACGCGACTGTACGAGGCTTGGCGCGATACCTTGATTGAAGTTGACGCCAATGGTTTTCCCATGGCCTACGAAGGCCCGGGAGTAACCGAACCCATGCCTGGCGGCCGCGGCGTAAACAAATCGGCCTATCGGGACGAACGCCATCGCCAATTCTTCCGGCAGGTGGATGCCGCCTTCAAAAAAGCCGCGAAAGCCGATCCCCTGCCGCTGGTGGTGACGGGTGTCGACCGCCATCTGGCTTTTTTCGATGAAGTGTCATCCCACCAAAGTTTGCTGGCCGCAACGCTCACCGGCAGTCACGACAAAACGCCGGCGCATGAATTGGCCAAGCTGGTTTGGCCTTTGATGCAGGAACATCTGGCGAGCCAACGCCGGGAAGTTTTGCAGGAGCTGGAAGCGGCAGTCAAAGCGGGCAAACACGCTTCCGGCATAGACACGGCGTGGCGCATGGCGCACGAAGGCCGCGGCGCGGTTTTACTGGTGGAAGAAGATTTTCACTACGCCGCGCGCGTCGACGCGAGCGGCTGGCGCTTGACGCCGGTGAGCGAATTGGCGGGACCCGAAGTGTTTGATGACGCTGTGGATGAACTGATCGAAGCCGTGCTCGGCAAAAGCGGCAGAGTCGTGTTCGTCGAAAACAGCGCGCTGGCTGCGCACCAGCGCCTGGCGATGATTTTGCGGTATTGACATGACCGTCGAATTCGCCTTCGTTCTCGACCTCGTCGCCCTCGCCGTTGTTCTTTTCGCCATCATGCAGTTGCCGGTCGCTCGCGGCATTTTTTGTGACGACGGTTTTGACCAACATCTTGTCTGCCAACGCCACGCGGCGTAATCTGTTCAGGCAATGCGAAGTGTGCGGGCGGGGATCGATCACCAAAGTCGAACCCAAGGCGTCCTGAAGATTGGGCGTGGCCTTCAAGTGAAGCTCTGTGACGCCCATCTCGCACCTCGGCCCCAATTAAGCATGATTAGGACTCTAGCCGGACCATCGACAACGCCGGCGAATTTCTGATGATCGAAGCCGCGCTCAGCGGCGCCGCCATGAAACCCGCGCTGCGGGTTTAAAAGGGAGAGGGCAGAATAATGGATCGGCAGAATGATTTTTTTTAATCAAATCAACCGCTTACATTTTTCTCCCATTCATCTTTCTGTCATTCAAACGTTTTTTAGCAGGGTGAATTATCGAATTGCCAGGAAAAATGAAAACCAACAAACCCCATCGTCCTCGCGCGCAACGCGGGGAAGCCTCTGCCCGCTCACTCGCTTGGCACGCCCTTGCGGAAGAAGCGGTATATCACAAGCTCCAAGCCAGCGAGCAAGGCCTCAACCCGGAGCAGGTGGAAGAGCGGCTGCATGAATTCGGCAGGAACATCCTGCCCGCCAAGAAACCGCCCACTTTGCTGCAAGTGGTGCTGCACCAGTTCACCAGCCCGTTGATCTACATTCTGCTGATCGCCGGCGTCGTGGCTCTGGCCATCGGTGACGTCAAAGACGCCGGTTTCATCTTCGCCGTCATTCTGCTCAACGCCGTCATCGGCACGGTGCAGGAGTGGCGCGCCGAGCAGAGCGCACACGCCCTGCAAACCCTGTTGAAGATCAAGGCACGCGTGCGCCGCGCCGAGCCCCAACAAACGATTCCAGCGGAAGAATTGGTTCCGGGCGACGTCGTTCTGCTCGAATCCGGCGACAAAGTTCCGGCAGATTTGCGCTTCGTGCAGGTCAACAACTTGACCATTGACGAAGCTTTTCTGACCGGCGAATCTCTTCCCGTGGAAAAAAGCCTGTCGCTGCTGCGCGAAGACACGCCGGTGAGCGACCGCAAAAACATGGGCTATGCCGGCGCCACCGTGGTCACCGGCCGCGGCCTCGGTCTCGTCGTCGCCACCGGTTCGCACACCGAGGTCGGAAAAATCGCGCGCTCCCTCACCGAAAAAGAAGGCGCCAAACCGCCGCTGGTCATTCGCATGGAGCGGTTCGCCCGCCAAGTCAGCCTGATCGTGCTGGTGTTCGCCGTTCTGCTGGGCCTGCTCTCAGTCTCGCGCGGCGTCGAATTTCGTGACGTTTTCTTTTTGATGATCGCCATGGCGGTCTCGGCCATTCCCGAAGGCCTGCCGGTGGCGATGACCGTGGCGCTCTCGCTCGCCACCGGCCGCATGGCCAAGCGGCAAGTGATCGTGCGCAAGCTCATGGCGGTGGAAAGTCTGGGCAGTTGCACCACCATTGCCAGCGACAAAACCGGCACCCTAACCGTGAACCAGCAAACCGTGAAATTGATCGTGTTCCCCGAGGGCACGCGCGTGCAGATCAGCGGCCAGGGTTACAACGACGAAGGCGAAGCCAGCCGCGAGGACGGCGGCTCAATTGACGAAGCCTTGCAGGCGCGCTTGCTCGGCCTGACAAGAGCTGGCGTGCTGTGCAACGAAGCCTCGCTCGCCAACGAAAACGGAACTTGGAAACACAGCGGCGATGCCATGGATGTCGCCCTGCTGGCGCTGGGGCGAAAACTGAATCTGAATCCGGACGACGAACGCCGGCAGTTCCCGATTGCCGCCGAGATCCCGTTTGAATCTGAAAAGCGCTACGCCGCCACCGCCTATCGCAACAACGGCAAAATTGAAGTCGCCGTGAAGGGCGGCGTCGAAGCGGTATTGCCTTTCTGCACTCGCATGTCAACCGCCTCCGGCGACCAGCCGCTCGATGAAGACGGCCTTTTGCGCCAGGCGCAGGAAATGGCCGAGCATGGCTATCGCGTGCTCGTCATCGCCGGCGGCTCGCTCGCCGATGCCGTCAATGCGGCGCAATTTGACGAGTCGCAGTTGGCCGATCTCACGGTGTTGGGATTGGTGGGATTCATCGATCCGCTGCGTCCGGAAGTGCGCGATGCTGTTGCCGTCTCCCGGCAAGCCGGCGTGAAAGTGATCATGATCACCGGCGATCATCCGGCCACGGCGCTGGCCATCGCCAAAGAATTGCAGATTGCCGAATCGGTCGAGCAAGTGATCAGCGGGCAAGAGTTGGAAGAAATCGGTGGATATGACACGCCGGAATTTTACGAGCGCATCAAGCACGTCACGGTCTTTGCGCGCGTCACCCCGCAGCAGAAGCTGCACATCGTGGAAGGCTTGGTGAAGGTGGGCGAATTTGTGGCGGTCACCGGCGACGGCGTCAACGACGCGCCCGCTTTGCGCCGCGCGAACATCGGCGTTGCCATGGGCTCCGGCACCGACATCGCCAAAGACACCGCGCTGATGATCGTGACTGATGACAACTTTGCCTCAATTGTATCCGGCATTGAAGAAGGGCGTTTCGCCTATGCCAACGTGCGCAAAGTCACGCTACTGCTGATTTCCACCGGCGCCGCGGAGCTGATCCTGATTGGCGGCGCGACGCTCATGGGATTGCCGGCGCCATTGCTGGCTGTGCAAATTCTCTGGCTGAACTTGGTGACCAACGGCATTCAAGACGTGGCTTTGGCATTCGAAGCCGGCGAGAAGGGCGTCATGAGACTGCCGCCGCGCCGGCCCAGCGAGGGCATCTTCAACCGCAAAATGATCGAGCAGGTGCTGACCAGCGGCATCACCATGGCTTTGGTCTGTTTGGGCGCGTGGATCATCCTGCTCAACCGCGGCTGGGAGGAAGCAATCGCCCGCAACGCGCTGCTCACGCTGCTGGTGCTCATGCAATTCTATCACGTGCTCAATTGCCGCTCGGAATACCGCTCCGCCTTCCGCATTCCATTGCCCAATAACACCGTCTTGATGTTCGGCATGCTTGCGGCCTTCGGCATTCACGTGCTGGCGATGCACTGGCCGCCGCTGCAAGCGCTGCTGCGCACCAGCCCCCTGCCCCTCGAGCAGTGGCTGATTTTTGGCGCCATTGCTGCGGTGGTTATGGCCGTCATGGAAATTTACAAGCGGGTGAAGAAAATGCCATTGTTGGCAGAATGATTACAATTACAAAATTATCCTGCCGAACAATCATTCTGCCTTTTAAAAAGCTTTTGCTTTGTTGCTTTGATCAAAGTCGTTTTGTTCTGCAATTATTGAGAATTTCCATCGCATCTATTTCAGGGAATGAAACCATGCGTCTTTCAGATCATTTTCGAATTCCGTTTCTTCTATCCTTCATAATTACAAGCGCTGCCATCGATGCCGTCCACGCCCAATATTTTGGCCGCAACAAAGTGCAGTACGAAAGCTTCGATTTCAAAGTTCTCAAAACAACGCATTTCGACATTTACTATTGTGCCGAAAAAGAGGAGGCGGTACAGCACGCGGCGCGCATGTCCGAGCGCTGGTACGCCCGCATGTCGCGCCTGCTGAATCACCAGCTCACCGGGAAGCAGCCGTTGATTCTTTACGCCAACCAGCCGCACTTCCAGCAAACCAACACCATTCAAGGCACGCTGGGAGAGGGAACCGGCGGCGTTACCGAGGCTTTCAAGCGCCGTATGGTGCAGCCGTTTGCCGCCTCGCTGGCAGAAACGGATCACGTGCTCGGACACGAGCTGGTGCATGCGTTTCAATTCGACCTCACCGGCGGCGGCAGCCCTGGCGCCGGATTCCGAGCGCCGAGCGCGCTGCGATTGCCGTTGTAGTTTATTGAGGGCATGTCAGAGTACTTGACCCTCGGGCACGTCGATCCTCACACCGCCATGTGGATGCGCGACGTGGCGCGCGCGAAAAAACTGCCCACCGTTCGCCAGCTTTCCGATCCGCGATATTTTCCCTACCGCTTCGGCCAGGCATTTTGGGCTTACGTCGCCGGCAGATGGGGCGACGAGATGGTGGGCAGGCTGCTGCGCGACGCGGGCAAATCCGGCGACGTGGAGAAAG
This genomic interval carries:
- a CDS encoding alpha-amylase, giving the protein MGVMLQAFYWNAPGEEGRDDKWWEYVRAQIPGLAATGFTALWLPPAHKAANLGGPSMGYDPYDYYDLGEFDQKGGVPTWFGTKAELLALIQTAHQHGMTVIADMVINHNSGADATEVNPITQQARWTLFRPQSGRFPRNWECFHPNMYESWDESTFGDMPDLSHRNPYVFGEIINLARWLVEEIGFDGFRYDFVKGYGAGTVAAIQEYRYQRSGQLFKPYGVAEHWDNARAIEQWVNVTNFSNTNPVDAFDFPLRELLKGLCDQYGFSLRNLVAGETLLQEQPESTVTFVENHDLRDEGRAIGNDKLLAYSFILAHEGYPCVYWKDYFNAGLHLSGTPHGIAALIQAHETYAAGTTAVLYVDDDFYLMQRTGAGGSPGLIYALNNRGDAWRGAWVTTQWRNAGFTPVAWWSPTDRNRPNDQQAAADGRAEFYAPPRGYVIYAPKI
- a CDS encoding methyltransferase domain-containing protein, whose product is MSAFKSPTAYHSDLADIHDRGFGDFARTAAPALLEMLRRHGINDGLVVDLGCGSGLWAQALTAAGYEVLGIDISAAMIKRARQRAPQAKFKRASFFAIALPSCAAVTSLGECLNYRFDGRHHPAALARLFGRVHASLPRGGVFIFDFLEPGQWRNRKPAQRWASGRDWATLVRAEEDTAQRVLTRHITSFRRIGRFYRRREEIHRQRLYSPSEIAAMLRQAGFSVRWSRGYGEMRFLPGHCGCLARKR
- a CDS encoding paraslipin, with amino-acid sequence MSLQTIIILGLILFALTTLARTAIVVPQKTVFIVERLGKYSGTLEAGFHILMPFVDRVAYKHSLKEMVIDVPPQTCITKDNIQVEVDGVLYMQVIDPVKAAYGVSDYRFASIQLAQTTMRSEIGKIELDRTFEEREKINHEIVNAVDKASDPWGIKVTRYEVKNIVPPASIRDAMEKQMRAEREKRALIAESEGDKQAKINRAEGDKQEAIAKSEGEKMKRINEAEGRAQEIERVAMATAKGIREIATAINEKGGLDAVNLRIAEQYLGEFGKLAQKNNAMIIPSNLSDVAGIVAAAGKIFSTMKPVEAAEMRKA
- a CDS encoding NfeD family protein; its protein translation is MSMWTEPAELAWFIVGLVLALAEFIIPGLIVIFFAVGAWITALALMAGVIGSFNEQLLVFLISSILSLVLFRKQGQRYFEGKVSGRLLPGESLDDVQGQRAVALTAIKPNALGGKVEYNGTPWAAEAEVEIAPGAVVEIVSRNNLTLRVRPLS
- a CDS encoding carbon-nitrogen hydrolase family protein, whose translation is MKICAAQLRPVQGDIPANIAKHKRLIDLALSHGADTIVFPELSLTGYEPERAKELAIAPDDRRFDDFQRIADSSHATLAIGIPTRSEGICISLLIFQPHQPRRIYSKQYLHPDEDEFFVSGENSFAVIGGEVKLAPAICYELSVPAHAESAGKNGAAVYLASVAKSAGGVENAVPRLAAIAARYAMTVVMANCIGASSGFASAGRSSVWNDRGVLLGQLDGTHEGILLFDTATEAVLAKTI
- a CDS encoding ParB/RepB/Spo0J family partition protein is translated as MQIENIALVHIDLSSAGWDEFIFTYPFAPGPVKESIAAIGLQQPVVVTPLKKRFRLIIGVRRVLACRELGWQEIPAIVQPPQSREQLLWLSLHEKAGSRPLNALEKSRVLQRFAELWQGDVERLQNEICPLLGLPATAAAVESHLFLKEFPAAQQEDIAAGRLTPQHADLLRPLPPEDRRAAAEHLFGTQRIPLREAREIIENAAGLAARHGTRVLEVFERPEVREIFLRDDWSPRQRTHELRTLLHRERFPQLSSREERFEDLAKLLAGGHRLDIKPPRYFAGDDLTVSFRARAPEEVASVLQTLNEAERKGLWQKLFALLQAEGQPAEEDF